One part of the Chryseobacterium mulctrae genome encodes these proteins:
- a CDS encoding heme-binding domain-containing protein has protein sequence MNKSILNLKNILTVLLLLFIGIQFIDVQKNISEDQSANAIENYYNVPPKVKSILKTSCYDCHSNNTIYPSYSKLQPVKWWLADHVNSGKRHLNFDEFNSYSREKKLEKLDEIVETVKEGEMPLASYTVIHQDAKLSASDQAEIEKWINEIKKEVK, from the coding sequence ATGAATAAGTCAATTTTAAATTTAAAAAATATTTTAACTGTACTGTTGTTGCTGTTTATCGGTATTCAGTTTATTGATGTCCAGAAAAATATCAGCGAAGATCAATCTGCCAATGCTATCGAAAATTATTATAATGTACCTCCAAAAGTAAAATCTATTTTGAAAACCAGTTGTTATGACTGCCATTCCAACAATACTATTTATCCTTCTTACAGCAAGTTGCAGCCTGTGAAATGGTGGTTGGCAGATCACGTCAATTCGGGTAAAAGACATTTGAACTTTGATGAATTCAATTCTTACAGCCGTGAAAAAAAGCTTGAGAAACTCGATGAGATCGTAGAAACCGTCAAAGAAGGCGAAATGCCGCTTGCCTCTTACACGGTTATTCATCAGGATGCAAAATTATCTGCTTCTGATCAGGCTGAAATAGAAAAGTGGATCAATGAAATAAAAAAGGAAGTGAAATAA
- a CDS encoding thioredoxin family protein encodes MKTIFTAIFLALFSVLAIAQTRFEKAKKTASEQNELILLNFSGSDWCIPCIKLHKNIIETETFKQLTTDHILEYVNADFPRSKKNQPSAEIKKENASLAERYNSKGLFPFTLLLNSEGKILKTWEGLPSESAVSFSNEIKSFYQKK; translated from the coding sequence ATGAAAACAATATTTACAGCCATCTTTTTGGCGCTATTCTCTGTACTAGCAATTGCACAAACACGTTTTGAAAAAGCAAAGAAAACAGCTTCTGAACAAAACGAATTGATTCTTCTTAACTTTTCCGGCTCAGACTGGTGTATTCCGTGTATCAAGCTGCATAAGAATATTATTGAAACCGAGACATTCAAACAGCTGACAACCGATCATATTTTGGAGTATGTCAATGCAGATTTTCCAAGAAGTAAAAAAAATCAACCTTCCGCAGAGATTAAAAAAGAAAATGCTTCTCTGGCCGAGCGATACAATTCTAAAGGTCTTTTTCCGTTCACCCTTTTGCTCAATTCTGAAGGAAAAATTCTGAAAACCTGGGAAGGTCTTCCGTCGGAAAGTGCAGTTTCTTTTAGCAATGAAATAAAAAGTTTTTATCAAAAGAAGTAA